A single window of Solenopsis invicta isolate M01_SB chromosome 3, UNIL_Sinv_3.0, whole genome shotgun sequence DNA harbors:
- the LOC105193015 gene encoding protocadherin-like wing polarity protein stan isoform X1 yields MARWRWTLLILTSVWALGDGYLAVLPSSTPAGTVVFEAGVPQLGGRRKYEASSERTAWFARKLLKVHPHTGRVTLAKTLSCDGLQYPRVFTFYVDSTSSRLGRPTIDYYSLPLRILITGCGGENRDLAATRGWMAETLASYAMPSTDRFTEVCLRTSQLVAALRDFLPQTAMKECETRWGGVADPRFLVEGAAGDLVSATEQCLVDPLWKVSVSMNLRCAGDSRLADAEHRLKIVFHHRQLDDTDLGRRVRRELKNQSPYFEQPLYVAAVEEEREPGVYVTSVRARDPENGAVRYSMSSLIDARSQALLALDPVSGRVTTRARLDRESVDVHYFRVLAVDDSFPPRTGTTTLQVNVLDANDHAPSFEGPEYDASVREGVPVGSTVITVKATDQDTGRNAEVEYSIVSITAGGSTTHTEDAATFRIDSRSGVVTTRTALDREQTEIYTVVLSVTDQATPPSARRSANATLIVRVLDDNDNYPQFTERTYSAAVPEDLDYTTNPVIARIRAADADAGANAAVRYAIIGGNTQNTFSIDSMSGDVALVKPLDYESTRSYKIVIRAQDGGSPARSNTTQLLVMVKDVNDNAPRFYTSHFQESVSENVPLGYSVLRVQAYDADEGNNALIKYTIGARDFTGASTENFPITVNAEMGWIYTTKQLDREQCSRYQFTVIAADSGEEPKSASATVILTVTDVNDNDPYFEPKNYETVVSEDDPPGTPVASVTATDPDEDARIHYEITGGNTRGRFSIASQNGRGLITVAQPLDYKQEKRFVLTVTASDSGGRTDTALVYVNVSDANNFSPVFENAPYSVSVFEDAPIGVTVLVVSATDSDVGKNAQITYSLATDNGEQTVTEFTINPQTGAITTTKALDRELVPSYLLTVTARDGGVPSMSDTTDVEISVTDVNDNAPVFEAPQYQGSIPEDVLVGTSVLRVSATDADTDLNGRVRYALEDDGDGAFAIDSTTGIIRTAKPLDRESVAHYILRAAAIDRGSPALSSVVPVTVKIEDINDSPPAFENDKIVLYIAENSPIGSTVGEIYAHDPDEGPNAVVQYSIIGGEDSNSFSLNIRQGADRAELITLEELDYESPKKKFELVVRAASPPLRSDAVVQILVTDVNDNAPVLKDFQIIFNNFKDFFPTTPIGRIPAVDADVTDNLVYSILSGNNANLIDLNRTTGEIRLSPQLNTNVPRVATMEVSVTDGINEAKATMTLSVRLITDEMLLNSITVRLDDMTVEAFLSPLLGYFLDGLAAIIPCPRENIFLFSVQEDANVHSKILNVSFSARRVEPGTVDEFYSPQFLQERVYLNRGILARLATVTVLPFDDNLCVREPCLNFEECLTVLKFGNASGFASSDTVLFRPIYPVTTFACRCARGFTGNREAYMCDTEVNLCYSNPCMNGGTCHRREGGYSCTCRADFTGVNCEISLDHGACSLDICKSGSQCTVKNSGGFTCEGCSVSAPESVTSLCELRARSFGSATFLTFASLKQRHRLHLRLKFATELPDGLLLYNGRYNERHDFIALEIVDSRVQFSFSLGDEVTRATASVPGGVSDGRWHEVVVSYINRTVTVSLDDCDVALALKHGERLGPRWTCAGRSERVLEERCGLVTETCHRFLDLTGPLQLGGLPAIPSSFQIRNKDYVGCISDFYIDHVFVDLNSFVADNGTNAGCPEKAAFCASSPCRNNGKCREIWSGFVCECEHNFAGATCAEEIGAPYGFHGDGMLGFNPLLRPIQLPWTTALSLRTRARQAFVMSVQIGQNSSVLLEIRNGKLVVSLDGADVIRTGGTVADGEWHRMEIVWQSGHVSLDTDYRERPATVPLLAKLQGLYVGRILVGGPDQATNVDLPFFDGCLQDVRIGTNQSVLQRPTVQENVDAGCPAEAQCSLECPQASVCIAQWRSSECVCAAGRVGRDCERVCNYEPCNDAGTCIEDSTDVRRGYRCECDSSDISGDYCETKSEQPCPATWWGSPICGPCHCDESKGYDPACNKTTGECHCKENHYQPSGRKECIPCECYTIGSFGARCDSETGQCRCRTGVIGRSCTDCPNPYAEVTLRGCEVVYDGCPRSYSDGLWWPRTLFGMTAIEDCPGTAEGKTSRSCDDKLGGWQSPDLFNCTSEAFVEQRHQLAALETKDLTLNTYVAVKMAKDVHRAVNVTREMYGADLLVAESLLVALLRYEESLVGLNLTHSQDKDYVSHLVGIAGAILRAKYKEKWEKIGELNGDNPDKILDAMAKYLKTLTASQHDTFTNPFEVVDDNVVLGLDVVTSESLFGYEAVEYKEDLSLSTARPVEADRKVVLPDTSAFLSSSTHFGPSISFPKYNNYMADPRRFDPHSKIQVPLNTLGIKSLMQGELNVKNSLNNRKAVLSYVQYKELGALLPQRFDDSVAVRWGVEVAVGSPVMTVSVLVPSDDGYESLTGIPLQSPIQVRLWLNENDDFKTRTNPQCVHWSTARGVGEWSRMGCTTEIEDNSLSFGTIVNCSCMKLSTFAILTDVLDLEYVPEPSLLEDVTSYSAFMLALPLLLSALLILALIRGGGTNSNSIHKNLVLCVLVAEILYLIALKARNPLISNEFPCKLTAIGLHYAWLSTFAWTLVDSVHLYRMLTEMRDVNHGQMRFYYTMGYGLPAVIVGLTIGVRADQYGNFYFCWLSIYETVIWSLIGPVCAAVLVNFCILVMCIRAAFTLKEHIMGFGNLRTLLWLSVASLPLLGSTWTLAVLNASENSPMLSYLLSIAIVVHAAFSLIGYCFINGRVRRNLYQSLLRCMGKKTPLLEGSMGNGSSSQNVNGHSRSALAYSSTYSGAESVCKRVHVGVSTSSTTSRSTNKTGSSPYRSDTHLRHTSTSTSNYNSDRDPYLSSRSHRSVLHSRQAETSTEVRGQRRESESDSDGSQAEGGGRSLDLASSHSSDEDDVTSRSHRNMGVSTQQHVTHSYLPNIHTNPAEHLNILCSNAELFPNIKPIYAPRWSSQLPEAYLSSNVMDVRGSQWSGGTMSDNEMASNKTSSPNPLPYPEMSSPQKNQPDENYSEGEENKVHHLGEKYLFPYTAEEDHTVSPTPFMLSMSSRILASSMSHHSQNSNHENLSGSEQRYGSLKRGQSLHGSQHDNLSGSERYGSLKRGKMGTPTVLEDRPEYILPMSGRILSSSLTHDLQHSNELAALRQQQQQQQQQQYEQTITETDEEVSEHDDINL; encoded by the exons ATGGCGAGGTGGAGATGGACACTGCTGATTCTGACGAGCGTCTGGGCGCTGGGCGACGGTTACCTGGCGGTATTGCCGTCCAGCACGCCCGCCGGCACCGTCGTCTTCGAGGCCGGGGTGCCGCAGCTGGGCGGTCGTCGCAAGTACGAGGCGTCCAGCGAGCGCACCGCTTGGTTCGCTCGGAAGCTCCTCAAGGTCCATCCGCACACCGGTCGCGTGACTCTGGCGAAGACGCTCAGCTGCGACGGTCTCCAGTATCCGCGCGTCTTCACCTTCTACGTCGACTCGACGAGCTCTCGCCTCGGTAGGCCCACCATCGACTACTACAGTTTGCCATTGAGGATTCTGATCACCGGATGTGGCGGCGAGAATCGCGACCTGGCGGCCACCAGAGGCTGGATGGCGGAGACTCTGGCTTCTTACGCGATGCCCAGCACTGACAG GTTTACCGAGGTGTGTCTGCGGACGTCTCAACTAGTGGCAGCTCTCCGCGACTTTCTGCCTCAGACGGCAATGAAGGAGTGCGAAACGAGATGGGGTGGAGTGGCGGATCCCAGGTTCCTCGTGGAAGGTGCCGCCGGAGACCTGGTTTCCGCCACCGAGCAGTGCCTGGTCGATCCATTGTGGAAGGTCTCGGTCAGCATGAACCTGCGCTGCGCCGGCGACTCGCGCCTGGCCGATGCCGAACATCGCCTGAAGATTGTGTTCCATCACCGTCAGCTGGACGACACCGATCTGGGGAGGAGGGTGAGGCGGGAGCTCAAGAATCAATCGCCATACTTCGAGCAGCCGCTCTACGTTGCCGCGGTAGAGGAGGAAAGAGAGCCGGGGGTGTATGTGACTTCGGTGAGAGCTAGAGATCCTGAAAACGGCGCCGTAAGGTATTCCATGAGTTCGCTGATAGATGCGAGATCACAGGCGTTATTAGCTCTCGATCCAGTGAGCGGAAGAGTGACCACCCGTGCTAGATTGGACAGAGAAAGCGTCGACGTGCACTATTTTCGG GTGTTAGCGGTGGACGATTCGTTTCCTCCGCGTACCGGCACAACGACTCTTCAAGTTAACGTGTTGGATGCGAACGATCACGCGCCTAGCTTCGAGGGGCCGGAGTACGACGCGTCGGTGCGCGAGGGTGTTCCCGTAGGTTCCACGGTGATTACAGTCAAAGCTACGGACCAGGATACCGGAAGGAACGCCGAGGTGGAATACTCTATCGTCTCCATCACGGCGGGTGGTAGCACCACGCATACGGAGGACGCGGCGACCTTTAGAATCGACTCCAG ATCCGGCGTGGTTACCACACGGACTGCGCTCGACCGCGAGCAAACCGAGATCTACACGGTAGTGCTCAGCGTCACGGATCAAGCGACCCCGCCGTCGGCGCGACGTAGTGCGAACGCGACTCTGATAGTACGCGTGCTGGACGACAACGACAACTATCCGCAGTTCACCGAGCGCACGTACTCGGCGGCCGTACCAGAAGATTTGGATTACACGACTAATCCGGTGATAGCGCGCATCAGGGCGGCGGACGCGGACGCCGGCGCCAATGCGGCTGTCCGCTACGCCATCATCGGCGGCAACACGCAAAACACCTTTTCGATCGACTCGATGAGCGGCGACGTTGCCCTGGTTAAGCCACTCGACTACGAGTCTACGAGGAGCTACAAGATTGTCATACGCGCTCAGGACGGAGGCTCGCCTGCGCGTTCCAACACCACCCAACTTCTCGTCATGGTCAAGGATGTCAACGACAACGCGCCGAGATTCTATACCAGCCATTTTCAAGAATCGGTGTCGGAAAACGTGCCGCTGGGGTACTCGGTCCTGAGGGTGCAAGCGTACGACGCCGACGAGGGCAACAACGCGCTCATCAAGTACACCATCGGCGCGCGAGATTTCACCGGTGCCTCCACGGAGAACTTTCCCATCACTGTGAACGCAGAAATGGGGTGGATTTACACGACGAAGCAGTTGGATCGCGAACAGTGCTCGAG GTATCAATTTACCGTAATCGCGGCGGATTCTGGGGAGGAACCAAAATCTGCAAGTGCGACAGTAATTCTCACGGTAACCGACGTGAACGACAACGATCCTTACTTCGAGCCAAAGAATTATGAGACTGTAGTGTCGGAGGACGATCCGCCGGGCACGCCGGTCGCCTCGGTGACCGCCACCGATCCGGACGAAGACGCGAGGATCCATTACGAGATCACGGGCGGCAACACTCGAGGACGCTTCTCCATCGCGTCGCAGAACGGCCGTGGCCTCATCACCGTCGCCCAGCCGCTCGACTATAAGCAGGAAAAGCGGTTTGTGCTGACAGTGACAGCGTCGGATAGCGGTGGTCGTACCGACACCGCCCTGGTCTACGTCAACGTGTCGGACGCCAACAACTTCTCTCCGGTGTTCGAGAACGCGCCGTACTCGGTCTCGGTATTCGAGGACGCGCCGATCGGCGTTACCGTCCTGGTGGTGAGCGCCACCGACTCCGACGTCGGCAAGAACGCCCAGATCACGTACAGCCTGGCGACTGACAACGGCGAGCAAACGGTCACCGAGTTTACCATCAATCCGCAGACTGGGGCGATCACGACGACGAAGGCGCTCGATCGCGAACTGGTGCCCTCGTACCTGTTGACGGTGACCGCCCGGGACGGCGGAGTGCCATCGATGTCGGACACTACCGATGTGGAGATCTCCGTCACGGACGTAAATGACAACGCGCCGGTCTTCGAAGCGCCTCAGTACCAAGGTTCCATTCCCGAAGACGTTTTGGTGGGTACCAGCGTACTGAGAGTCTCGGCGACTGATGCGGACACCGATCTCAACGGCCGG GTGAGGTACGCCTTAGAGGACGATGGCGACGGCGCGTTCGCGATTGACTCTACGACAGGCATCATCCGGACCGCGAAACCATTGGATCGAGAATCGGTGGCGCATTACATCTTGAGGGCTGCCGCCATAGATCGCGGCTCGCCCGCGCTCTCGTCCGTAGTTCCTGTCACCGTCAAGATCGAGGATATCAACGACTCGCCGCCCGCCTTTGAGAACGATAAGATCGTTCTTTACATCGCCGAGAACTCGCCGATCGGCTCGACCGTCGGCGAGATCTACGCTCACGATCCGGACGAGGGCCCTAACGCGGTGGTGCAGTACAGCATCATCGGCGGCGAGGACTCCAACAGCTTTAGCTTGAATATCCGCCAAGGTGCCGACCGAGCCGAACTGATCACCCTCGAGGAACTCGACTACGAATCGCCGAAGAAGAAGTTTGAACTTGTAGTGCGAGCcgcgtcgccgccgctgcgctCGGACGCGGTGGTGCAGATCCTGGTGACCGATGTTAACGACAACGCTCCGGTgcttaaggactttcaaatcaTCTTCAACAATTTCAAGGACTTCTTCCCGACCACGCCGATCGGTCGGATACCAGCGGTGGACGCCGACGTGACGGATAATCTCGTCTACAGCATCCTCAGCGGCAACAATGCGAATTTAATCGATCTCAACAGGACTACCGGCGAGATCCGGCTGTCGCCGCAGCTCAACACCAATGTGCCGCGAGTGGCGACTATGGAAGTTTCTGTGACGGATGGTATCAACGAAGCAAAGGCCACGATGACGCTATCGGTGCGCCTCATCACCGACGAGATGCTGTTGAACTCGATCACCGTGAGGCTAGACGACATGACGGTGGAGGCATTTCTCAGCCCTCTTCTGGGTTACTTCCTGGACGGCTTGGCAGCTATCATTCCATGCCCGCGCGAGAACATCTTCCTTTTCAGCGTTCAGGAAGACGCGAACGTTCACAGCAAGATTCTCAACGTGAGCTTCTCGGCACGCAGGGTCGAGCCCGGCACGGTTGACGAATTTTACAGTCCGCAATTTCTTCAAGAACGGGTATACCTCAACCGCGGTATCCTGGCGAGATTGGCGACAGTCACCGTCTTGCCTTTCGACGACAACCTCTGCGTTCGCGAGCCTTGCCTGAACTTCGAGGAGTGCTTGACGGTGCTCAAGTTTGGCAACGCGTCTGGTTTCGCCAGCAGCGACACGGTCCTCTTCCGGCCCATTTATCCAGTGACCACGTTCGCGTGCAGATGCGCTCGCGGCTTTACCGGCAATCGCGAGGCTTACATGTGCGACACCGAAGTGAATTTGTGCTACTCGAATCCTTGTATGAACGGCGGCACCTGCCACAGACGAGAGGGCGGGTACTCGTGCACCTGCCGAGCGGATTTTACCGGCGTAAACTGCGAAATCTCGTTAGACCACGGCGCTTGCTCACTCGATATCTGCAAGAGCGGTTCTCAGTGTACCGTAAAGAATAGTGGCGGTTTTACCTGTGAAGGCTGCTCCGTATCCGCTCCGGAAAGCGTAACGTCTCTCTGCGAACTGAGAGCACGCAGTTTCGGTTCAGCGACATTTCTCACCTTCGCCTCTCTCAAGCAACGCCATCGTCTTCATCTCAGATTGAAATTTGCCACCGAGTTACCCGATGGTTTGTTACTCTACAACGGCAGATACAACGAACGCCACGATTTCATCGCCCTGGAGATCGTGGACTCGCGCGTACAGTTTAGCTTCTCCCTCGGTGACGAAGTGACAAGAGCGACGGCGAGCGTTCCTGGCGGTGTTTCCGACGGTCGATGGCACGAGGTGGTAGTCTCGTATATTAATCGGACGGTGACGGTGTCTCTGGACGATTGCGACGTCGCGCTCGCTCTAAAGCACGGGGAGAGACTGGGTCCGAGATGGACCTGCGCCGGTAGAAGCGAGAGAGTCCTCGAGGAACGCTGCGGCCTCGTCACCGAGACCTGCCACAGATTCCTCGACTTAACTGGACCGTTGCAATTGGGAGGTCTGCCAGCGATCCCATCCAGCTTCCAAATCCGGAACAAGGACTACGTCGGGTGCATCAGTGATTTCTACATCGATCACGTTTTCGTTGACTTGAACTCGTTCGTCGCCGATAACGGAACGAACGCCGGGTGCCCCGAGAAGGCAGCCTTCTGCGCCTCGTCGCCCTGCAGGAACAATGGCAAGTGCCGCGAAATCTGGTCGGGCTTCGTATGCGAATGTGAACATAACTTTGCAGGAGCTACCTGTGCCGAAGAGATCGGGGCACCGTACGGCTTTCATGGCGACGGCATGCTCGGCTTCAATCCTTTACTGCGACCTATTCAATTACCGTGGACGACGGCTCTGAGTCTCCGAACTCGCGCGCGACAGGCGTTCGTCATGAGCGTGCAGATCGGCCAAAATAGTTCGGTTCTATTGGAAATTCGAAACGGCAAGCTAGTCGTTTCGCTGGACGGTGCCGATGTAATTCGAACTGGCGGAACAGTCGCGGATGGCGAGTGGCATCGCATGGAGATCGTCTGGCAAAGCGGCCACGTGTCCCTAGACACGGATTATCGCGAGCGACCTGCAACCGTGCCGCTACTAGCTAAGCTACAGGGTCTCTACGTCGGCAGAATCCTCGTGGGTGGTCCAGACCAAGCAACCAACGTTGATCTACCGTTCTTCGACGGCTGCCTGCAGGATGTGCGAATTGGTACCAATCAAAGTGTTCTTCAGCGGCCGACCGTCCAGGAAAACGTCGACGCCGGTTGTCCGGCTGAGGCCCAGTGCAGCTTGGAATGTCCGCAGGCGTCGGTCTGCATCGCGCAATGGCGATCGAGCGAGTGCGTATGCGCGGCTGGCCGCGTCGGTCGCGACTGCGAACGCGTCTGCAATTACGAGCCCTGCAATGATGCCGGCACCTGCATCGAGGACTCAACGGACGTGCGACGCGGCTATCGATGCGAATGCGATTCTTCCGATATATCCGGAGATTATTGCGAGACGAAGAGCGAGCAACCCTGCCCGGCGACATGGTGGGGATCCCCAATCTGCGGACCCTGTCACTGCGACGAGTCCAAGGGTTACGACCCCGCTTGCAACAAGACCACCGGCGAATGCCACTGCAAGGAGAATCACTATCAGCCGAGCGGGCGAAAGGAGTGCATCCCGTGCGAGTGCTACACAATCGGCAGCTTCGGGGCCCGTTGCGACAGCGAGACTGGCCAGTGCCGCTGTCGGACCGGGGTGATCGGTCGTTCGTGCACCGATTGTCCAAATCCTTATGCCGAG gTGACCTTAAGGGGCTGTGAGGTAGTCTACGACGGCTGTCCCAGATCGTACTCGGACGGTCTGTGGTGGCCGCGGACTCTCTTTGGGATGACGGCCATCGAGGATTGCCCAGGCACCGCCGAAGGCAAAACCTCGAGATCCTGTGACGACAAGTTGGGTGGTTGGCAATCGCCCGATCTCTTTAACTGCACTTCGGAGGCTTTCGTTGAGCAACGACACCAGCTGGCTGCCCTGGAGACCAAGGATCTCACGCTAAACACATATGTAGCCGTGAAGATGGCCAAGGACGTTCACAGAGCGGTGAATGTTACGAGAGAGATGTACGGAGCGGATCTTCTGGTGGCGGAATCTTTGCTGGTGGCATTGCTGCGTTACGAGGAAAGTCTAGTGGGTTTGAACTTGACTCACAGCCAGGACAAGGATTACGTCTCCCATCTGGTCGGCATAGCCGGAGCAATTCTGCGAgcgaaatataaagaaaaatgggAAAAGATAGGGGAACTTAACGGAGACAATCCCGATAAGATTCTGGACGCTATGGCGAAATACTTGAAGACTTTAACGGCATCTCAACACGATACTTTTACCAATCCTTTTGAAGTAGTCGACGATAACGTTG TGCTGGGTCTAGACGTCGTAACATCAGAGAGTCTCTTCGGCTACGAAGCCGTCGAGTATAAAGAAGATCTTTCCTTATCAACGGCGAGACCCGTGGAAGCCGATCGTAAAGTCGTCTTGCCCGATACCTCAGCTTTTCTGAGCTCTTCAACGCATTTTGGTCCATCTATTAGCTTCCCAAAGTACAACAACTACATGGCTGATCCCAGAAGATTCGATCCTCACTCGAAGATCCAAGTACCGCTCAATACGTTAGGTATCAAATCCCTCATGCAGGGTGAATTGAATGTCAAGAACAGTCTGAACAATCGGAAGGCTGTGCTAAGTTATGTGCAATACAAAGAACTCGGTGCTCTCTTACCACAAAG ATTCGACGACTCGGTAGCAGTTAGATGGGGAGTAGAAGTAGCGGTTGGATCGCCCGTAATGACCGTCTCGGTGTTAGTTCCCTCGGATGACGGCTATGAATCTTTGACAGGAATCCCTTTGCAATCGCCAATTCAAGTCAGACTTTGGCTCAATGAAAACGATGATTTTAAGACCAGAACAAATCCGCAATGCGTCCATTGGAGCACGGCGAGAGG AGTCGGCGAATGGAGCCGAATGGGCTGCACCACGGAAATCGAGGACAATTCTCTATCTTTCGGTACTATCGTGAACTGCTCTTGTATGAAACTGTCCACTTTTGCCATACTGACGGATGTCCTTGATCTCGAATATGTCCCCGAGCCATCCTTGCTAGAGGATGTGACCAGTTATAGCGCATTTATGCTCGCCTTGCCTCTGCTATTATCCGCTCTGTTAATCCTGGCATTGATCCGCGGCGGTGGTACCAACTCCAACAGTATCCACAAGAATCTAGTGTTATGCGTTCTCGTGGCGGAAATCCTGTACCTGATTGCGCTGAAAGCTAGAAATCCTCTTATTTCCAACGAATTTCCATGCAAGCTTACGGCGATAGGATTGCATTACGCTTGGTTGAGCACCTTCGCGTGGACTCTCGTAGACTCCGTTCATCTGTATCGGATGCTGACGGAAATGAGAGACGTAAATCATGGCCAGATGAGGTTTTACTATACGATGGGATACGGTCTGCCGGCTGTCATCGTTGGACTTACTATCGGTGTCAGAGCCGATCAGTATggaaatttctattt CTGCTGGTTGTCCATCTACGAGACCGTGATTTGGTCGCTCATAGGACCCGTCTGCGCGGCAGTGTTGGTAAACTTTTGCATTCTCGTAATGTGCATCCGCGCAGCATTTACTCTGAAAGAGCACATCATGGGTTTCGGAAATCTACGAACACTCCTGTGGCTATCCGTGGCCTCGTTACCTTTGCTGGGCTCGACATGGACTCTGGCGGTTCTTAATGCATCGGAGAACTCACCGATGCTGTCATACTTGTTGAGTATCGCTATTGTGGTTCACGCGGCATTCAGCCTGATCGGCTACTGCTTCATTAACGGCAGAGTGAGAAGAAATTTGTATCAGAGTCTCTTGAGATGCATGGGCAAAAAGACACCTTTGCTGGAAGGGAGTATGGGCAATGGAAGTAGCAGTCAAAACGTAAACGGCCACTCG CGTTCGGCATTAGCTTATTCCTCAACCTACAGTGGCGCGGAATCCGTGTGCAAGAGAGTCCACGTCGGCGTTTCTACAAGCAGCACAACTTCAAGAAGTACAAATAAAACAGGTTCGAGTCCTTATCGCAGCGATACGCATTTGAGACACACATCAACCTCCACAAGCAATTACAATAGCGATCGAGATCCGTACCTGTCGTCCAGGAGTCATCGATCGGTACTACATTCTCGACAAG CCGAAACCTCGACGGAGGTGAGAGGTCAGCGCAGAGAATCGGAATCAGATTCCGACGGCTCGCAAGCTGAAGGAGGCGGCAGAAGCCTGGACCTCGCCAGTTCGCACAGCTCCGACGAGGACGACGTCACGTCGAGGTCACACAGGAACATGGGAGTGTCCACGCAGCAGCACGTTACCCATAGCTACCTACCCAACATTCACACGAATCCTGCTGAACACTTAAACATACTTTGCTCAAACGCCGAGCTGTTCCCCAACATTAAACCCATTTATGCTCCCCGATGGAGTTCCCAACTGCCAGAAGCGTACTTATCGTCAAATG tgaTGGACGTGCGGGGTAGCCAATGGTCCGGTGGTACCATGTCAGATAACGAGATGGCCTCGAATAAAACCTCGAGTCCAAACCCTTTGCCGTATCCAGAAATGAGCTCGCCGCAGAAGAACCAGCCGGACGAGAACTACTCGGAAGGTGAAGAGAATAAGGTGCACCATCTGGGCGAAAAGTACCTGTTTCCCTATACTGCCGAGGAAGACCATACAGTGTCGCCTACCCCATTCATGTTGTCCATGTCATCGCGCATCCTCGCTTCCAGCATGAGCCATCATTCGCAGAATTCGAATCACGAGAATCTCAGTGGTTCCGAGCAACGTTATGGTAGCCTGAAGCGAGGCCAAAGTCTGCACGGTTCCCAGCACGACAATCTCAGCGGTTCCGAGAGGTACGGCAGTCTGAAACGTGGCAAAATGGGCACCCCCACCGTTCTGGAGGACAGGCCCGAGTACATCCTGCCGATGAGCGGCAGAATACTGTCGAGCTCGTTGACTCATGATCTACAACACAGCAACGAACTGGCGGCGCTGaggcagcagcaacaacaacaacagcagcaacaataCGAACAGACCATCACCGAGACCGA CGAGGAGGTAAGCGAGCATGacgatataaatttataa